TTGGTCTATCTGGATCTTTCAAGCCAACACGGGATCTTTTCACAGCACGACTAATAGCAGCTACAGCCTCATCTTGACCAACGACCCGTTTCTTGAGCTGTTCATCAAGGCCCACCAGAAGCATTCTTTCATCAGCTGTCAGTTTTTTCACTGGAATCCCCGACCATAATGAAGCAACAGCTGCAATGTCCTCTGGACCAACCACTGGAGATCTGTAAGGGGAAAATATCTAAGTTTCTAGTGTTGAGATTTATTCAAGTAAACCAGGATGTGAAGCTTCTTACTCATCATCTGAGAGTGAGGGATGCAAAAAAGGTTCAAATTTGAGTTTATCGTCATCTTCCAGCCTCAATATGTCACTGTTTTCAACCACCTTTGACTCCAGTGAC
Above is a window of Primulina huaijiensis isolate GDHJ02 unplaced genomic scaffold, ASM1229523v2 scaffold203171, whole genome shotgun sequence DNA encoding:
- the LOC140966247 gene encoding chaperone protein ClpD, chloroplastic-like yields the protein YIPDRYLPDKAIDLIDEAGSKSRMEACKRRKEMQTSILSKSPSDYWKEIRAAQAVHEVSLESKVVENSDILRLEDDDKLKFEPFLHPSLSDDESPVVGPEDIAAVASLWSGIPVKKLTADERMLLVGLDEQLKKRVVGQDEAVAAISRAVKRSR